Proteins encoded in a region of the Paenibacillus sp. W2I17 genome:
- a CDS encoding phospholipase D-like domain-containing protein, producing the protein MQKEILFSQGKVIFFKESDFWTELLNSRLTNTKNIYIATYNFNFENKYERSFYRKLADIANSGVDINLLYAKRTFSSEDKLEIEDIFKNFVLCAELITNHSKLFITDNFAYIGSANFSFGSNNNYESGVIFEDENIVSEIKSFYCRELLDKSEFTNVPECFDPFDYLTSILEAVEYMITVEKKDDLYLGNIPQLRFLDGLEKDLEKIGYPVPRKFDWWSLYLQIYEQKVVPDDTTFNDFQLYLNEIFVYLNEVISFINEQYKSIGRVEMMKKINNI; encoded by the coding sequence ATTTTCACAAGGTAAAGTGATTTTTTTTAAAGAATCTGATTTCTGGACTGAATTACTGAATAGCCGTTTAACAAACACAAAAAATATATATATAGCAACGTATAATTTTAATTTTGAAAATAAATATGAAAGAAGCTTTTATAGAAAGTTAGCTGACATAGCAAACTCAGGAGTTGATATTAATTTACTATACGCTAAAAGAACATTTTCTTCTGAAGATAAACTGGAGATAGAAGATATATTCAAAAATTTTGTGCTGTGTGCTGAACTTATAACTAACCATTCAAAGCTTTTTATTACTGATAATTTTGCTTATATTGGTTCTGCTAACTTCAGTTTTGGAAGTAATAACAATTATGAGAGCGGTGTTATTTTTGAAGATGAAAATATTGTCTCTGAAATAAAGAGCTTTTATTGTAGAGAATTACTCGATAAGAGTGAATTCACAAATGTCCCAGAATGTTTTGATCCGTTCGATTATTTGACAAGTATTTTGGAAGCAGTCGAATATATGATCACAGTCGAGAAAAAAGATGATTTGTACTTAGGGAATATACCCCAATTGAGATTTTTGGACGGTTTAGAAAAGGACTTGGAAAAAATCGGTTATCCAGTTCCAAGAAAATTTGACTGGTGGTCATTATATCTGCAAATTTACGAGCAAAAAGTAGTACCTGATGATACAACTTTTAATGATTTCCAATTATATCTTAATGAAATATTTGTATATTTAAATGAGGTGATTTCTTTTATTAATGAGCAATATAAGAGTATTGGCAGAGTAGAAATGATGAAAAAGATTAATAACATTTAG
- a CDS encoding ferritin-like domain-containing protein: MNITFSKWVQYYRRNNQNLKYIHWDDNYKLTTNEREIIIKSIQQFQLGENSEGKYLIKRAQEYVHQTQDQDYYEALIEFIKEEQRHARDLGRFMKVQGIPLLRRHWVDNVFRRLRRYASLEQSVIVLLTAEIIAKLYYKALQKSTKSEVLIDLCNQILSDEDKHVQFQSETLHKFAQNRNVFFNRIVYTLRRILFEGTLIIVWYQHKPVFKAGGYKLKSYYYECRHVFNLTNKIIANSQ, from the coding sequence ATGAATATCACTTTCTCGAAATGGGTGCAATATTATCGAAGAAATAATCAAAATCTCAAATATATTCATTGGGATGACAACTATAAATTAACAACTAATGAAAGAGAAATAATCATTAAGTCAATTCAACAGTTTCAATTAGGAGAAAACTCTGAAGGTAAATATCTAATTAAACGTGCACAAGAATATGTACATCAGACACAAGATCAGGATTACTATGAAGCGCTTATAGAGTTCATTAAAGAAGAACAAAGGCACGCTAGAGATCTAGGCAGATTTATGAAGGTACAGGGAATCCCACTCCTTCGTAGACATTGGGTGGACAATGTATTTAGAAGATTACGTCGATATGCGAGTTTAGAACAATCAGTCATTGTTCTATTAACCGCTGAGATCATTGCTAAGTTGTACTATAAAGCTTTGCAAAAATCTACAAAGTCAGAAGTATTAATCGATTTATGTAATCAGATTTTAAGTGATGAAGATAAACATGTTCAGTTTCAATCCGAAACACTTCATAAATTTGCTCAAAATAGAAACGTCTTCTTTAACAGAATAGTTTATACCCTTCGTAGAATTCTTTTTGAAGGAACGCTAATTATAGTTTGGTATCAACATAAGCCTGTATTTAAAGCTGGGGGATATAAACTCAAAAGTTATTACTATGAATGCCGCCATGTGTTTAACTTAACGAACAAGATTATAGCTAATTCACAGTAG